Proteins from one Thaumasiovibrio subtropicus genomic window:
- the argS gene encoding arginine--tRNA ligase → MNIQALINDKVAAALVAAGAPEGSPAAVRQSAKPQFGDYQANGVMGVAKKLGTNPREFAQNVLEHLDLDGIAEKTEIAGPGFINIFLSKQWLAEQAENALKDQRLGIAPEQQQTIVVDYSAPNVAKEMHVGHLRSTIIGDAVVRTLEFLGHNVVRANHIGDWGTQFGMLIANLERVQKASGEVSMELADLEAFYRESKKLYDEDEAFAERARNYVVKLQSGDEYCAKMWKQLVDVTMEQNQRNYDRLNVSLTRDDVMGESMYNAMLPEIVADLKAKGLAKEDDGAQVVFLDEYKNKDGEPMGVIIQKRDGGFLYTTTDLACAKYRYEQLNADRVLYFIDSRQHQHLMQAWTIVRKAAYVPESVSLEHHAFGMMLGKDGRPFKTRAGGTVRLVDLLDEAEERASKLIEEKNPDLAAEEKRTIATTVAMAAVKYADLSKNRTTDYVFDWDNMLAFEGNTAPYMQYAYTRVASIFKRSGLAEAELTAPIVIGDEKEQTLLSKLLQFEEAVTTVAREGHPHVMCSYLFELAGSFSSFYEACPILQAEDATKQSRLKLALLTAKTIKQGLDLLGINTLERM, encoded by the coding sequence TTGAATATCCAAGCACTTATAAATGATAAAGTCGCAGCAGCCTTGGTTGCCGCTGGCGCGCCAGAAGGGAGCCCAGCCGCTGTTCGCCAATCGGCGAAACCACAGTTCGGTGACTATCAAGCCAATGGCGTAATGGGCGTAGCGAAAAAGCTAGGGACCAATCCTCGAGAATTTGCGCAAAATGTCTTGGAACATCTGGATCTTGATGGCATTGCTGAAAAGACCGAGATCGCAGGTCCCGGCTTCATCAACATTTTCTTATCAAAGCAATGGCTGGCAGAACAGGCTGAAAACGCCCTAAAAGACCAACGCCTTGGCATCGCCCCAGAGCAACAGCAAACCATTGTTGTCGACTACTCTGCCCCGAACGTAGCCAAAGAGATGCACGTAGGCCACTTGCGTTCCACCATCATTGGTGATGCCGTCGTTCGTACGCTTGAGTTCCTCGGCCATAACGTCGTCCGCGCAAACCATATCGGTGACTGGGGCACGCAATTCGGTATGCTTATCGCTAACCTTGAGCGTGTACAAAAAGCGTCGGGTGAAGTTTCAATGGAGCTTGCTGATCTCGAAGCCTTCTATCGTGAGTCTAAAAAGCTGTATGATGAAGACGAAGCCTTCGCTGAACGTGCGCGTAACTATGTTGTTAAGTTACAAAGTGGCGACGAGTATTGCGCCAAGATGTGGAAGCAACTCGTTGACGTCACCATGGAGCAAAACCAGCGTAACTATGACCGCTTGAACGTTTCACTGACCCGTGACGATGTGATGGGCGAGTCAATGTACAACGCAATGTTGCCTGAAATCGTCGCTGACCTAAAAGCAAAAGGGCTTGCAAAAGAAGATGACGGCGCGCAAGTCGTGTTCTTAGACGAGTACAAAAACAAAGATGGTGAGCCTATGGGCGTTATCATCCAGAAGCGCGATGGTGGTTTCCTTTACACCACAACCGATTTAGCCTGTGCTAAATACCGTTACGAACAGCTTAATGCTGACCGCGTGTTGTACTTCATCGATTCACGTCAACATCAGCATCTCATGCAAGCCTGGACCATCGTCCGTAAAGCAGCGTACGTACCTGAGTCTGTTTCGCTAGAGCACCATGCCTTTGGTATGATGCTAGGTAAAGATGGCCGCCCATTTAAGACCCGTGCAGGTGGTACGGTCCGCCTCGTCGACCTGCTCGATGAAGCGGAAGAGCGCGCCAGTAAGCTAATCGAAGAGAAGAACCCAGACCTTGCTGCCGAAGAAAAACGAACTATCGCCACAACGGTAGCAATGGCGGCTGTGAAGTATGCTGACCTGTCCAAAAACCGTACAACGGATTACGTCTTCGATTGGGACAACATGCTGGCGTTTGAAGGTAACACAGCCCCATACATGCAGTATGCCTATACGCGTGTTGCCTCTATCTTCAAACGTTCAGGTTTAGCAGAGGCGGAGCTTACTGCGCCTATCGTTATTGGTGATGAGAAAGAGCAAACACTGCTTTCTAAACTCCTACAATTCGAAGAAGCGGTGACCACCGTTGCTCGCGAAGGTCATCCGCACGTTATGTGTAGCTACTTGTTCGAATTAGCGGGTAGTTTCTCAAGCTTCTACGAAGCCTGCCCAATCCTTCAAGCAGAAGATGCCACTAAGCAGAGCCGCTTGAAATTGGCACTACTTACTGCAAAAACAATCAAGCAAGGTCTCGACCTATTGGGTATTAACACCCTAGAGCGAATGTAA
- a CDS encoding GGDEF domain-containing protein has product MANELFEESTKLLKITVPLMIKYQVPTTPTNYALWYTYASQQTPQLNQAIDNTLKQGAPITPTQCDQLFAQHLSSQTERNLDQVKQSLEAMTIDMSHTMTDTLSDTQSFKGAINRTFQRLAKAEQQGLSLEETMTLVRELLQESGNMERSTETFACQIQNAHQEISKLKEALEDSRKEANEDALTGLLNRRAFDNDVDAYFRTGNQIGLLLLDIDHFKKFNDEFGHLLGDQVLQAVGRRLQENNRDGIQAYRYGGEEFAIIVPNKTIASCRQIAETIRKQIDRLVLKDRRRGAKINSITASFGVAVREPGDEIRTFIHRADEQLLKAKQLGRNRVMPLN; this is encoded by the coding sequence ATGGCAAATGAACTTTTTGAAGAATCAACCAAGCTGTTGAAGATCACCGTACCACTTATGATCAAGTATCAGGTGCCGACAACGCCTACCAATTACGCGTTATGGTACACCTATGCATCTCAACAGACGCCTCAACTTAACCAAGCGATCGACAACACGTTGAAGCAAGGGGCACCGATCACACCTACCCAGTGTGACCAACTGTTCGCGCAACACCTTTCCAGCCAGACCGAGCGCAACCTCGATCAAGTCAAACAGAGCTTGGAAGCGATGACCATCGACATGTCACACACCATGACAGATACGCTGTCTGACACTCAGAGCTTCAAAGGCGCAATAAACCGCACTTTTCAACGACTAGCCAAAGCGGAACAGCAGGGGCTGTCACTGGAAGAGACCATGACTTTGGTCCGTGAGCTATTGCAAGAGTCAGGGAATATGGAGCGCAGTACAGAGACATTCGCCTGTCAAATCCAGAATGCTCACCAAGAGATTTCTAAGCTCAAAGAAGCATTAGAAGACTCGCGCAAAGAAGCAAATGAAGACGCACTCACTGGCCTACTCAATCGCCGTGCTTTTGATAATGATGTGGATGCGTATTTTCGTACTGGTAACCAAATTGGTCTGCTACTGCTTGATATTGACCACTTTAAGAAATTCAATGATGAGTTCGGCCATCTGCTCGGAGATCAAGTGCTGCAAGCCGTCGGCCGTCGTCTACAAGAGAACAACCGTGACGGCATTCAAGCCTATCGATATGGTGGTGAAGAGTTTGCCATTATTGTACCAAACAAGACGATTGCATCGTGTCGTCAAATAGCAGAAACGATCCGTAAGCAGATCGATCGCCTAGTACTCAAAGATCGTCGCAGAGGGGCAAAGATCAATTCCATCACCGCCTCATTCGGGGTTGCCGTGCGTGAACCTGGCGACGAAATTCGTACCTTCATCCACCGCGCCGACGAACAGCTTCTTAAGGCTAAGCAACTCGGTCGAAATCGTGTCATGCCACTGAATTAA
- a CDS encoding DUF924 family protein, which produces MQSEYQPVLDFWFGELDGEVTRTNRNGLWFEGSDANDDTIRERFQHLIGEASLGNLCHWCQDPRGTLALIILLDQFSRNIYRGLGAAFRHDAYALAVCKKGLASNQDDQLTPIERVFFYLPLEHSENIDDQEESLFRFDQLRKSVQIANQQLFEGFYQYARRHHAVINDFGRFPHRNAACGRLSTRDELSWLNGTGERFGQ; this is translated from the coding sequence ATGCAATCAGAATATCAACCCGTTCTAGACTTTTGGTTTGGCGAGTTAGACGGGGAGGTGACACGTACTAACCGAAATGGCTTGTGGTTTGAAGGAAGTGACGCGAACGATGACACTATCCGTGAGCGCTTTCAGCATCTTATTGGAGAGGCCAGCTTAGGAAACTTATGCCATTGGTGCCAAGACCCGCGGGGAACATTGGCACTGATTATTCTGCTCGATCAGTTCTCGCGAAATATTTACCGCGGTTTAGGTGCTGCTTTTCGGCATGATGCTTATGCGCTGGCGGTGTGTAAAAAGGGACTCGCATCCAATCAAGACGATCAACTGACTCCCATTGAAAGGGTCTTTTTCTATCTTCCTCTAGAACACTCAGAAAACATTGATGATCAAGAAGAGAGCTTGTTTCGATTTGATCAACTCAGGAAAAGCGTACAGATTGCAAATCAACAGCTTTTTGAAGGGTTTTATCAGTACGCTCGAAGACACCACGCGGTGATTAATGACTTTGGTCGCTTTCCACACCGAAATGCGGCATGTGGGCGACTGTCGACACGCGATGAGTTGAGTTGGCTTAACGGCACTGGTGAGCGCTTTGGTCAATAA
- a CDS encoding HIT domain-containing protein, which yields MNFTLHSQLDADTSVIGDFPLCRVLLSREAIGPWLILVPRINNITELHHLSEQDQQQLIKESALIAELLEQDFHAEKINIGALGNLVPQLHWHVIARFKTDVAWPKPIWGNTENVKRNEQNQQALVEELQATLSQIEQFSSNQ from the coding sequence ATGAATTTCACGCTTCATAGCCAACTTGACGCCGATACCAGCGTCATCGGTGATTTTCCTCTCTGCCGTGTACTTTTGAGTCGCGAAGCTATCGGACCTTGGCTCATTTTGGTGCCACGCATCAACAACATCACCGAGTTACATCACCTCAGTGAACAAGACCAGCAACAGCTCATTAAAGAGTCTGCGCTGATTGCTGAGTTACTTGAACAAGACTTTCACGCTGAAAAAATCAATATAGGCGCACTCGGCAACCTCGTTCCACAACTTCATTGGCACGTCATTGCACGCTTTAAAACTGACGTTGCATGGCCCAAGCCTATTTGGGGTAATACAGAAAATGTTAAGCGGAATGAACAAAATCAACAGGCGCTGGTAGAAGAACTTCAAGCCACACTCTCTCAGATCGAACAATTTTCAAGCAATCAATAA
- a CDS encoding V-type ATP synthase subunit B, translating into MPQSLLRYTNILSIVGDLIRVEVPNLSSSNAKAKFGDLAMIEQNGENYSLAQIIKIDNEEVSLQVFAGCEGLSTDAAVCFLDQPMQVTYSPNVLGRIFNGAGNPIDKGPELEADPKVEVDGPSVNPVRRTLASRMVRTNVPMIDVFNTLVESQKIPIFSVAGEPYNKFLARIAIQAEADVVVFAGMGLIFDDYHFFKTQFEEAGVQSRTVMFVNQASDPTVERLLAPDMALSVAEHFAVDEGKKVLVLLTDMTSYADAMKEIGVAMDKIPANRGYMGDLYSQLAKRYEKACDYKGAGSVTLLAVTTMPGNDVTHPVPDNTGYITEGQFYLHDGVLDPFGSLSRLKQMVVGKETREDHSAIMSVMIRFYSDSVEAQQKQAMAFELSEYDKKTLKFGKYFRDNFMTLDVDMTLEDALDFSWKVLAECFDPEETLIKDSLLEKYWPNPEQLGLPADTTEE; encoded by the coding sequence ATGCCACAGAGTCTACTACGTTATACCAACATACTCAGTATTGTTGGTGATTTAATCAGGGTTGAAGTGCCCAATCTCTCTTCTAGCAATGCGAAAGCTAAATTCGGCGACCTCGCAATGATCGAGCAAAATGGTGAGAACTACTCACTTGCGCAGATCATCAAAATTGACAATGAAGAGGTTTCACTTCAGGTATTTGCAGGCTGTGAAGGTCTTTCGACCGACGCTGCAGTTTGCTTCCTCGACCAACCAATGCAGGTGACTTACTCGCCGAACGTACTGGGCCGTATCTTTAACGGTGCAGGTAATCCGATCGACAAAGGCCCTGAGTTGGAAGCCGATCCAAAAGTTGAAGTTGACGGTCCATCGGTAAACCCGGTTCGCCGTACTCTTGCTTCGCGTATGGTGCGTACTAACGTACCAATGATCGACGTCTTCAACACCCTTGTTGAGTCTCAGAAGATTCCAATCTTCTCGGTCGCAGGTGAACCATACAACAAATTCCTCGCACGTATCGCGATTCAAGCAGAAGCTGATGTCGTTGTATTCGCAGGTATGGGTCTTATCTTCGATGACTACCACTTCTTCAAAACTCAGTTCGAAGAAGCTGGTGTACAGTCACGTACCGTTATGTTCGTAAACCAGGCGTCTGACCCTACGGTAGAACGTCTACTTGCTCCGGACATGGCTCTTTCTGTTGCTGAACACTTCGCGGTAGATGAAGGCAAGAAAGTACTGGTACTTCTCACAGACATGACCTCTTACGCGGATGCGATGAAAGAGATCGGTGTTGCAATGGATAAAATCCCTGCAAACCGTGGTTACATGGGTGACCTATACTCTCAGCTTGCTAAGCGTTACGAAAAAGCCTGTGACTACAAAGGCGCTGGCTCAGTTACCTTACTCGCGGTAACCACCATGCCAGGTAACGACGTAACTCACCCAGTTCCGGATAACACCGGTTACATCACTGAAGGTCAGTTCTACCTGCACGACGGCGTATTGGACCCATTCGGTTCTCTTTCTCGTCTGAAGCAGATGGTTGTCGGTAAAGAAACGCGTGAAGACCACAGCGCCATTATGTCTGTGATGATTCGTTTCTACTCTGATTCTGTTGAAGCTCAGCAGAAACAAGCGATGGCTTTCGAGCTATCTGAGTACGATAAAAAGACCCTCAAGTTCGGTAAATACTTCCGCGACAACTTCATGACACTTGACGTGGACATGACGTTGGAAGATGCCTTGGACTTCAGTTGGAAAGTGCTAGCAGAATGTTTTGATCCAGAAGAGACGCTGATCAAAGACAGCCTGCTAGAGAAGTACTGGCCAAACCCAGAGCAATTGGGTCTGCCAGCAGACACCACTGAGGAGTAA
- a CDS encoding V-type ATP synthase subunit D, producing MAKVALNKSSLNKQKRSLKTYNRYLPALELKRQQLMLERKKAEVALNEAQQRVADLRKIVEEAIPMLACKEINVNNLVKVNNVKLVTQNIVGCRVPLVEDIDIEVTPYSYLARPHWVDSVVRQLKEMVRLRVELSVYQKRYELIREATRITSQRVNLFSKVLIPETKESIKRIGIYLSDQDRAAVMNAKLSKQKVLAQQAKTQGGQA from the coding sequence ATGGCAAAGGTAGCACTGAACAAAAGCTCGCTGAATAAACAGAAGCGCAGTTTAAAGACGTATAACCGCTACCTGCCTGCGTTGGAACTGAAACGCCAACAACTCATGCTCGAGCGTAAGAAAGCTGAAGTGGCTTTAAATGAAGCCCAACAACGTGTCGCGGATTTGCGCAAAATCGTTGAAGAAGCAATTCCTATGCTTGCGTGTAAAGAGATCAACGTGAATAACCTTGTGAAGGTGAACAACGTCAAGCTCGTTACACAGAACATTGTTGGTTGCCGAGTCCCTCTAGTCGAAGATATCGACATTGAAGTGACTCCATACAGTTATCTCGCTCGCCCACACTGGGTAGATAGCGTCGTACGCCAATTGAAAGAGATGGTTCGATTACGTGTTGAACTTTCTGTTTATCAAAAGCGTTACGAACTTATCCGTGAAGCAACACGCATCACCAGCCAGCGTGTGAACCTGTTCTCGAAAGTTCTGATCCCAGAAACGAAAGAGAGCATCAAGCGCATTGGCATTTACCTGTCTGATCAGGATCGTGCTGCGGTTATGAACGCGAAGCTATCTAAGCAGAAAGTGTTGGCTCAACAAGCGAAAACGCAGGGAGGCCAAGCATGA
- a CDS encoding V-type ATP synthase subunit I: MSIKRLNRLTLGGQASRRDDILMALQALGCMHLVPLSEDNAQSNRALAMQQPTEASEALAWLSRVERRRRPVRDKELVDIDELVAQILENKRSIRQQQDKRDLLKERLQLLRPWGDFDLPELSSINNLRFWFYVVPLKKFSDLAELELPWQEVHRDQKNAYIIVVSESEPEEGLLPVERSHVGQHCLPEVQEHLEISEQHLEDLYAEREALTRWIYPLSQSLAASQDRAELLLASSGVQDEGEFFLVQGWVPVDAQETVIELADAYGAAVVFEEPSDEDQPPTMLENSDLTGGGAEAMGFFQTPNYREWDPGNLVFYSFSLFFAMIMNDAMYCAIFGLIILFFKDKLLASTSGKRLMNLGLFMSGLGIVWGVLAGSYFGMTPSEGSFLSFFHIIDMNDYDAMMKLSVFIGVAHLIIANVMTAYINRPSPKALAPLGWAALMFGGMLLWFGMTGTIWAWLGKFFGVIFMLGGAGLVCVFSSDRPVNNRKDLLLRALDGAKAIYNITSAFGDILSYMRLFALGLSGASLAMTFNSLAGQVVEAQPVSGVLFGGLILLLGHVLNFALCIMSGVVHGMRLNVIEFVNWGLSDEGYPFKAFRKKED; the protein is encoded by the coding sequence ATGAGTATTAAACGCCTAAATCGATTGACCTTAGGCGGTCAGGCGTCACGCCGTGACGATATTCTCATGGCTCTGCAGGCATTAGGTTGTATGCACCTTGTCCCACTTAGTGAAGACAATGCGCAATCTAACCGTGCCCTAGCTATGCAACAACCAACGGAAGCTAGTGAAGCGCTAGCGTGGCTAAGCCGCGTCGAGCGTCGTCGTCGTCCAGTTCGCGACAAAGAGCTAGTGGACATTGATGAATTGGTTGCACAAATTCTTGAAAACAAGCGAAGTATTCGCCAACAGCAAGATAAGCGTGACCTTTTAAAAGAGCGCCTGCAGTTATTGCGCCCTTGGGGAGATTTCGACCTTCCTGAGCTGAGCAGCATCAATAACTTGCGCTTTTGGTTCTATGTCGTGCCATTGAAGAAATTCTCTGATTTGGCAGAGCTAGAACTACCGTGGCAAGAAGTCCACCGCGATCAGAAGAATGCATACATCATCGTTGTATCTGAATCTGAGCCGGAAGAAGGTCTTCTGCCAGTTGAACGTTCTCACGTAGGTCAGCATTGTTTGCCAGAAGTTCAAGAGCACTTGGAAATCTCTGAGCAGCACCTTGAAGACTTATATGCAGAGCGAGAAGCTTTGACTCGCTGGATTTATCCATTAAGCCAGTCACTTGCAGCAAGCCAAGACCGTGCTGAACTTCTGCTAGCCTCTTCGGGCGTGCAGGATGAAGGCGAGTTCTTCCTCGTCCAAGGCTGGGTGCCTGTCGACGCGCAAGAAACCGTGATTGAACTTGCTGATGCCTACGGTGCGGCCGTGGTGTTTGAAGAGCCATCAGACGAAGATCAGCCACCAACAATGTTGGAAAATTCTGATCTGACTGGTGGTGGTGCGGAAGCCATGGGCTTCTTCCAAACACCTAACTACCGCGAGTGGGACCCAGGCAATTTGGTGTTCTATTCATTCTCATTGTTCTTCGCAATGATCATGAACGATGCCATGTACTGTGCCATCTTCGGTCTGATTATCTTGTTCTTTAAAGACAAGTTACTCGCATCGACGTCTGGCAAACGCTTGATGAACCTCGGTCTGTTTATGTCAGGTCTTGGTATCGTCTGGGGTGTGCTAGCAGGCAGTTACTTTGGTATGACACCAAGTGAAGGATCTTTCTTAAGTTTCTTCCATATCATCGATATGAATGACTACGACGCCATGATGAAGTTGTCAGTCTTCATAGGTGTAGCACACCTGATCATCGCCAACGTGATGACAGCCTACATCAATCGACCAAGTCCAAAAGCGCTAGCGCCATTGGGTTGGGCAGCATTGATGTTCGGCGGCATGTTGCTGTGGTTCGGTATGACCGGAACAATCTGGGCGTGGCTTGGTAAGTTCTTCGGTGTGATCTTTATGCTTGGCGGTGCTGGCCTTGTGTGTGTATTCAGTAGTGATCGTCCGGTTAATAACCGCAAAGACCTACTACTACGTGCACTGGATGGTGCTAAAGCGATTTATAACATCACCAGCGCGTTTGGTGACATTCTCAGCTACATGCGTCTATTCGCATTGGGTCTGTCAGGTGCGTCACTGGCGATGACATTTAACTCACTGGCCGGTCAAGTCGTTGAAGCACAACCTGTTTCAGGTGTGTTATTCGGTGGCCTGATACTGCTACTTGGCCATGTTCTGAACTTTGCACTTTGTATTATGAGTGGTGTTGTTCACGGCATGCGTCTGAATGTAATTGAATTTGTTAACTGGGGTCTATCCGACGAAGGATACCCATTCAAAGCTTTTCGTAAGAAAGAGGATTAA
- a CDS encoding ATP synthase subunit C: MESLIIALGWLGAFAPVALGAIGSAIGCSIAGQAACGAMLDVESGYGKYIGLSAMPSSQVIYGIVIMFTLSGIGVSDATAGGLFGIGLMTGLALLFSAIYQGQAVSAAINASKNKPEVFGLSIAPAAIVEGFSVFAFVFALVMGANIGA, encoded by the coding sequence ATGGAATCATTAATTATTGCACTGGGTTGGTTGGGTGCTTTCGCTCCTGTTGCACTAGGTGCTATCGGTTCAGCTATCGGTTGTTCTATTGCTGGTCAAGCAGCGTGTGGCGCTATGCTAGACGTAGAATCTGGTTACGGTAAATACATCGGTCTATCAGCGATGCCGTCTTCTCAGGTTATCTACGGTATCGTAATTATGTTTACTCTGTCTGGTATCGGTGTTTCTGATGCAACAGCAGGCGGTCTATTCGGTATCGGTCTAATGACTGGTCTTGCACTTCTATTCTCTGCTATCTACCAGGGTCAAGCAGTATCTGCAGCAATCAACGCGTCTAAGAATAAGCCTGAAGTATTCGGTCTATCTATCGCACCAGCTGCAATCGTAGAAGGTTTCTCTGTATTTGCGTTCGTATTCGCGCTAGTAATGGGTGCTAACATCGGCGCTTAA
- a CDS encoding DUF2764 family protein, with amino-acid sequence MSDKAYHSLLTSLPHIDSLFDSKVTPISRYQLERRLSGLNFDERKYLGMIEQLMHWDQAKDDADDAELIKFATRTRDQVNSQVLRELIDWRLDMRTVVAALRRKKAGEKAPSEPRWSFGTRYEFIRRNWNVPYFNLQFTFPWLPDVARYMENDQSLELEKELLQAVWEQLDRISTKERFSFEAVVIYLLRWNLVSRWTTYNSEIAIERFDQLVENALGDFASDLPD; translated from the coding sequence ATGTCTGATAAAGCATATCATAGTCTGTTGACTTCGCTGCCGCATATCGATTCATTGTTTGACAGTAAAGTAACGCCTATTTCGCGTTACCAGCTAGAACGTCGACTAAGTGGTCTGAATTTCGATGAACGAAAATACCTAGGCATGATTGAACAATTAATGCACTGGGATCAGGCCAAAGATGATGCCGATGATGCAGAACTGATTAAGTTTGCAACGCGTACACGTGACCAAGTAAACAGTCAGGTGTTGCGTGAACTCATCGATTGGCGTCTCGATATGCGCACAGTGGTTGCTGCTCTTCGTCGCAAAAAAGCGGGTGAAAAAGCCCCTTCTGAGCCACGTTGGAGCTTCGGCACTCGCTATGAATTTATCCGTCGTAACTGGAATGTTCCGTACTTCAATCTGCAATTTACGTTCCCATGGCTACCTGATGTAGCGCGCTACATGGAGAACGATCAGAGTCTGGAGCTGGAAAAAGAGCTACTTCAAGCGGTATGGGAACAACTTGACCGTATCAGCACGAAAGAGCGTTTCAGCTTTGAAGCCGTAGTTATCTACTTACTACGCTGGAATCTGGTATCGCGTTGGACAACGTACAACAGCGAAATTGCCATTGAGCGGTTTGACCAGCTCGTAGAAAACGCACTCGGCGACTTCGCCAGTGATCTACCGGATTAA
- a CDS encoding V-type ATP synthase subunit A: MSTELVNKKPTAHVTAVIGDTLTIRLNPEEDGQLVKNEVVYVLPSRKQTEDLDELLMAEVLRVRGDSADIQVYEDTRGVAVGDGVIQSGEMLSVDLGPGVLAQIYDGLQNPLERLAQIHGKFLKRGVQLEALDKTETWAFNVIAKKGDKLRAGQSLGTVQEGRFTHQIMVPFHIKGEVEVTWIQEGNFTVDTVIAHVVDSRGKEHKLTMQQKWPVRKSIANTLIQNGGKTERKFPTEPLVTTTRTIDTFFPIARGGTGCVPGPFGSGKTVLQHGISRYCDADIVIVVACGERAGEVVETIEEFPHLPDPKHGGTLIDRTVIICNTSSMPVAAREASIYTGLTLGEYYRQMGYNVLLLADSTSRWAQAMRETSNRLEEIPGEEGFPAYMDSAIKGVYERCGVVDNENGDNGSLTMIGSVSPAGGNFEEPVTQSTLGTVKTFLGLSYDRAYKRFYPAIDPLISWSRYLDQLEDWYAENLSPEWVPTVKEMKELLSTGDSIGQMMQVTGEEGISLEDYVTYQKALFLDMVYLQQDAFDDVDSSCSFERQQFVFGKVVNIIRTEYNFANKDEARKFFTSMTRYFRNFHYAKDSTAEYNDYIQRIDMLLEDTVKESA; the protein is encoded by the coding sequence ATGAGCACTGAATTAGTGAATAAAAAGCCGACTGCTCACGTAACGGCAGTCATCGGCGATACGCTGACTATCCGTCTAAACCCAGAGGAAGACGGTCAGCTAGTGAAGAACGAAGTTGTTTACGTCCTTCCAAGCCGTAAGCAAACTGAAGATCTGGACGAGCTTCTAATGGCCGAAGTACTGCGTGTACGTGGCGATTCAGCAGATATCCAGGTATATGAAGATACTCGCGGTGTCGCAGTGGGTGACGGTGTTATCCAATCTGGCGAAATGTTGAGTGTAGACCTAGGCCCAGGTGTTCTGGCGCAAATTTATGATGGTCTACAAAACCCACTAGAGCGTCTAGCGCAAATCCACGGTAAGTTCCTAAAACGTGGTGTTCAGCTAGAAGCACTAGACAAGACTGAAACTTGGGCGTTCAACGTTATCGCTAAGAAAGGCGACAAGCTACGCGCAGGTCAATCTCTAGGTACCGTTCAAGAAGGTCGCTTTACTCACCAAATCATGGTTCCTTTCCATATTAAAGGTGAAGTAGAAGTTACTTGGATTCAAGAAGGTAACTTTACGGTTGATACTGTTATCGCACACGTTGTTGATAGCCGTGGCAAAGAACACAAACTGACCATGCAACAAAAATGGCCAGTACGTAAGTCTATTGCTAACACGCTGATCCAGAACGGTGGTAAGACAGAGCGTAAGTTCCCAACTGAGCCACTTGTCACGACAACACGTACTATCGATACGTTCTTCCCGATCGCACGTGGTGGTACAGGTTGTGTACCTGGCCCATTCGGTTCGGGTAAGACCGTACTTCAGCACGGTATCTCTCGTTACTGTGATGCGGACATCGTAATCGTTGTCGCGTGTGGTGAGCGTGCGGGTGAGGTGGTAGAGACCATCGAAGAATTCCCACACCTACCGGATCCAAAGCACGGTGGTACACTGATCGACCGTACGGTTATCATCTGTAATACTTCGTCAATGCCTGTAGCGGCGCGTGAAGCGTCAATCTACACCGGCTTGACTCTAGGTGAATACTACCGTCAGATGGGTTACAACGTACTACTACTTGCTGACTCAACGTCACGTTGGGCACAGGCAATGCGTGAAACGTCTAACCGTTTGGAAGAGATCCCTGGTGAAGAAGGCTTCCCAGCGTACATGGACTCCGCAATCAAAGGGGTTTATGAGCGTTGTGGTGTTGTTGACAACGAAAACGGCGACAACGGCTCTCTAACCATGATCGGTTCTGTATCACCAGCAGGTGGTAACTTCGAAGAGCCAGTAACACAGTCAACGCTGGGTACTGTTAAGACATTCCTAGGTCTGTCTTACGACCGCGCTTACAAGCGTTTCTACCCTGCAATCGACCCGTTGATCTCTTGGTCTCGTTACCTTGATCAGCTAGAAGACTGGTATGCAGAGAACCTAAGTCCTGAGTGGGTTCCAACGGTTAAAGAGATGAAAGAGCTACTTTCAACAGGTGACAGCATCGGTCAGATGATGCAGGTAACTGGTGAAGAAGGTATCTCTCTAGAAGATTACGTAACCTACCAAAAAGCACTCTTCTTGGATATGGTTTACCTACAGCAAGATGCATTCGATGATGTCGACTCTTCTTGTAGCTTCGAGCGTCAGCAATTTGTCTTCGGTAAAGTGGTTAACATCATCCGCACTGAATACAACTTCGCTAACAAAGACGAAGCGCGTAAGTTCTTCACCTCTATGACGCGTTACTTCCGTAACTTCCACTACGCGAAGGACAGCACAGCAGAGTACAACGATTACATCCAGCGCATCGACATGCTGCTAGAAGACACTGTTAAAGAGTCTGCGTAA